In Pleurocapsa sp. PCC 7319, the following are encoded in one genomic region:
- a CDS encoding PQQ-binding-like beta-propeller repeat protein, which produces MFRANFQRTGVYDTPEVRQLNGLKWQSRKSPDSLTWYFCLCVSESVVCVGNSERNLYGLDSETGIELWQHQLGEKFFSNPVIYDGIVYISSLNFNEAKTDQYFRAIDLKTGQKLWQFKLEFQPTSLMYGSVTSSPVVSKGVVYVGGTDGYLYGINISSAELVSSFKTTKNMPLTPPALKDDIIYVASGDGYLYAIELSTGQQKWQYEIGGLKPFYPSFPAIANQSVYIISSDNTLHSLNLQTGELLWTFKDKSRCLYAPVITEKAIYVCGSNTSFYALDIETGKIQWTFQTGDVKYLSSPIMARDTIYIGGQGFLQALDANTRKELWQFTTPLPENLILEPQFLIGKLGEGILSKLTGATFSTEKFLTPIIYAGAIYVGCKNGYLYALH; this is translated from the coding sequence ATGTTTCGAGCTAATTTTCAAAGAACGGGAGTTTATGATACGCCTGAAGTTCGCCAACTAAATGGATTAAAGTGGCAGTCTCGAAAATCTCCTGATTCTTTAACTTGGTATTTCTGCTTATGTGTTTCGGAGAGCGTAGTTTGTGTTGGAAATTCCGAGCGCAATTTGTATGGATTAGATTCTGAAACTGGAATAGAATTGTGGCAACATCAATTAGGAGAAAAGTTTTTCTCTAACCCAGTAATCTATGATGGAATTGTTTATATCAGTAGCCTTAATTTCAATGAAGCTAAAACAGATCAATATTTTAGAGCTATAGATTTAAAAACTGGGCAAAAATTATGGCAATTTAAATTAGAATTTCAACCAACATCTTTAATGTATGGTTCTGTAACTTCATCTCCTGTGGTATCAAAAGGAGTAGTTTATGTTGGAGGTACAGATGGTTATCTTTATGGTATTAATATTTCTTCGGCAGAATTGGTATCGAGTTTTAAAACTACTAAAAATATGCCACTTACTCCACCCGCGCTGAAAGATGACATTATTTATGTTGCAAGTGGTGATGGTTATTTGTATGCCATAGAACTATCAACAGGACAACAAAAATGGCAATATGAAATTGGTGGTTTAAAACCTTTTTACCCTTCTTTTCCAGCGATTGCTAATCAGTCAGTCTACATTATCAGTAGTGATAATACTCTCCATTCTCTAAATCTTCAAACAGGAGAACTACTTTGGACGTTCAAAGATAAAAGTAGATGCCTATATGCACCTGTAATTACCGAAAAAGCTATATATGTTTGTGGTTCTAATACTTCCTTTTATGCCTTAGATATTGAAACAGGAAAAATACAATGGACATTTCAAACAGGTGATGTGAAATATCTTTCTAGTCCAATTATGGCAAGAGACACGATTTATATCGGAGGTCAAGGATTTTTGCAAGCATTAGATGCAAATACAAGAAAAGAACTTTGGCAATTTACAACTCCTTTGCCTGAAAACCTAATTTTAGAGCCACAGTTTTTGATTGGTAAACTGGGAGAGGGAATTTTGTCTAAACTAACAGGAGCTACATTTAGTACCGAAAAATTCTTAACTCCAATAATTTATGCAGGTGCAATATACGTCGGATGTAAAAATGGATATCTTTATGCTCTGCATTAA
- a CDS encoding metal ABC transporter ATP-binding protein — protein MYQNLSVIQPIVTVKDLSVVRGEYLAVDNVSFELLPGTHTAIIGPNGAGKSTLIKSILGLVEARSGEIRLFNSTGKQSKRFKQKIGYIPQKFSFDRTFPLTVSELVGLGLNRKQWWYSSKGQRERIYQALEQVHLTKQAQQKIGTLSGGELKRVLLAYCLVVPRRLLVLDEALAGVDATGEMEFAALLNHLKQEHNWTILEVSHDLDLVSKYCDSVICLNRRLLYQGSPSTTLTPENLLQIYGSLVSPTCHHHEPSRRTESF, from the coding sequence ATGTACCAAAATTTATCTGTTATCCAACCCATAGTTACAGTTAAAGATTTATCGGTGGTGCGTGGGGAATATTTAGCGGTAGATAATGTTTCTTTTGAATTATTGCCAGGTACTCATACGGCGATTATCGGTCCAAACGGTGCGGGGAAGAGTACCTTGATTAAATCTATTTTAGGCTTGGTTGAGGCGCGATCGGGTGAAATTAGGTTATTTAATTCTACTGGTAAACAATCAAAGCGATTTAAACAGAAAATTGGCTACATTCCGCAAAAGTTTTCCTTTGATCGCACTTTTCCGTTAACGGTATCGGAATTAGTGGGTTTGGGCTTAAATAGAAAACAGTGGTGGTACTCTAGTAAAGGTCAACGAGAGAGGATTTACCAAGCTCTAGAACAGGTTCATTTAACCAAACAAGCCCAACAAAAAATCGGTACTCTTAGCGGAGGAGAATTAAAACGAGTCTTACTGGCTTATTGTTTAGTCGTTCCCCGTCGTCTTTTAGTTCTCGATGAAGCCTTAGCAGGGGTAGATGCTACGGGAGAAATGGAATTTGCAGCTTTACTCAATCATCTCAAACAAGAACACAACTGGACGATTTTGGAAGTTTCCCACGATTTAGATTTAGTTAGTAAGTATTGTGACTCGGTAATCTGTTTGAACCGTCGGTTACTGTATCAAGGTTCGCCCTCAACCACTCTTACACCCGAAAATCTCTTACAAATATACGGTTCTTTAGTTAGTCCTACCTGTCATCATCATGAACCTAGCAGACGTACTGAGTCTTTTTAG
- a CDS encoding type II toxin-antitoxin system HicB family antitoxin yields the protein MNHKYQITIAWSQENECYLAYLPDFADEIMQPVTHGDTYQSALQNGLDVMEELILQFQAENKSLPVVKLVSA from the coding sequence ATGAATCATAAGTATCAAATTACAATCGCTTGGAGTCAAGAAAATGAATGTTATTTAGCTTATCTTCCTGATTTCGCTGATGAAATTATGCAGCCTGTGACTCATGGAGATACTTATCAATCGGCTTTGCAAAATGGTTTGGATGTAATGGAAGAATTAATTTTACAGTTTCAAGCAGAAAATAAATCATTACCAGTAGTTAAGTTAGTTTCAGCTTGA
- a CDS encoding type II toxin-antitoxin system VapC family toxin has product MTLWILDTDHISLFLAGNKSVIAQVAEHSDNTAITIITVQELFNGWNGKLNNPRQANNLNNLYTKLWQTTEFFKIITILNFDRDAEACYNNLRQNNRNLAKKRLEKDLRIASIALMQNATVVTRNYKDFSQVPNLQLDNWVD; this is encoded by the coding sequence ATGACTTTATGGATTCTCGATACTGACCATATTTCACTGTTCTTAGCTGGCAATAAATCTGTAATAGCTCAAGTTGCCGAACATTCTGACAATACAGCAATTACAATAATCACTGTCCAAGAATTATTTAATGGTTGGAATGGAAAATTAAACAACCCTCGACAAGCAAATAACTTGAATAATCTTTATACTAAACTGTGGCAAACTACAGAATTTTTTAAAATAATAACTATTTTAAACTTCGATCGCGATGCTGAAGCTTGCTATAACAATTTACGACAAAATAATCGTAACTTAGCTAAAAAGAGATTAGAAAAAGATTTGCGTATTGCTTCTATTGCGCTGATGCAAAATGCCACAGTAGTAACGCGAAATTATAAGGATTTTTCCCAAGTTCCAAATTTACAGTTAGATAATTGGGTAGATTAA
- a CDS encoding DUF433 domain-containing protein → MSATALSRYVARNPEILSGEPIIKGTRTSVRAIVGLWRLGIMPEEILHHLPHLTLAQVFDALSFYLDNQTEINEYIERNRVPDDLVHPAVKASFS, encoded by the coding sequence ATGTCTGCTACAGCCTTGTCTCGTTATGTAGCTCGAAATCCTGAGATTTTAAGTGGAGAACCAATTATTAAAGGTACTAGGACATCTGTACGTGCTATTGTTGGCTTGTGGCGTTTAGGCATAATGCCAGAAGAAATTTTGCATCATCTACCCCATCTCACTTTGGCACAAGTGTTCGATGCTTTAAGTTTTTATTTGGATAATCAGACAGAAATAAATGAATATATCGAGCGCAATCGAGTTCCTGATGATTTAGTTCATCCTGCGGTGAAAGCTTCCTTCAGTTAA
- a CDS encoding GTP-binding protein, translated as MIIAIASPPGAGKTHWIHQQIAQIDKPVGYFSPQTDSIPIDATYLQSEYPQLKLYQTGEEAELDKTTTYVEIPWYLDLAGIEPLLQTFNSHRVAIIPDDTDSAELKTWADEIIPGDRITKPTTALQIHRGVLTSDPASAQDARECARLTGEILDFDSLATFWLELTQGAYGEVVRAKGIFDLEDGLIYHGDFKLGKSELEFKPLNLPRWLNGKPNRKSGFEIVGSNLDKAEIAQTVRDCCVPESAINYYQQQVKESLATELEVV; from the coding sequence ATGATTATCGCGATCGCCAGTCCCCCAGGTGCGGGTAAAACCCACTGGATTCATCAACAAATAGCCCAAATCGATAAACCTGTAGGTTATTTCAGTCCGCAAACCGATTCCATACCTATTGATGCCACATACCTCCAAAGTGAATATCCCCAACTAAAGCTTTATCAGACAGGAGAAGAAGCGGAATTAGACAAAACCACTACTTATGTTGAAATTCCGTGGTATTTGGATTTAGCAGGAATTGAACCTTTACTGCAAACTTTTAATTCTCATCGAGTAGCCATAATCCCTGACGATACAGATAGTGCAGAATTAAAGACTTGGGCGGATGAAATTATTCCAGGAGATCGCATCACCAAGCCAACTACTGCCTTACAGATTCATCGGGGAGTTTTGACGAGCGACCCCGCGTCGGCGCAAGACGCAAGGGAATGCGCTCGTTTGACAGGGGAAATTTTAGATTTTGACAGTCTGGCTACGTTTTGGCTAGAACTTACCCAAGGTGCTTATGGTGAGGTGGTTCGGGCAAAGGGAATCTTCGATTTAGAAGACGGACTAATTTATCATGGTGACTTTAAGTTAGGAAAATCCGAACTTGAGTTTAAACCTTTAAATTTACCCCGTTGGTTAAATGGTAAACCAAATCGCAAGAGTGGTTTTGAAATCGTGGGTAGTAATTTAGATAAGGCTGAAATTGCCCAAACTGTCCGAGATTGCTGTGTTCCCGAATCGGCAATTAATTATTACCAACAACAAGTAAAAGAGTCTTTAGCAACTGAATTAGAAGTAGTATGA
- a CDS encoding phage integrase N-terminal SAM-like domain-containing protein: MEKPLKKLLEQVSDVIRLKHYSYITDESYVNWIKRYTIFHNKQHPKEMGGREIEDFSTLPTP; encoded by the coding sequence GTGGAAAAACCCCTGAAGAAACTCCTCGAACAAGTTAGTGATGTTATTCGTCTGAAGCATTATTCTTACATAACTGACGAAAGCTACGTTAACTGGATTAAACGCTACACAATATTTCATAATAAACAGCATCCCAAAGAAATGGGCGGAAGAGAAATTGAAGATTTTTCAACCCTGCCGACACCATAA
- a CDS encoding WD40 repeat domain-containing protein, whose protein sequence is MYGVGAKKKVLFQPHWQGSLSEYVTAVAWSSNGLLAASSAAGEVVVWQDGNLVSLLSAGLVSVDCLAFSSDGKFLAAGGQDGKVRVWSMASPEIRGIRGGSPDLIATLDNAPSWVDKLAWSPACNHLAFSLGRYVQIWDADAQTVITTLPFANSSVLDLAWRPNGESIAIAGNGGVKVWSTIDWDDDPYLIDMPSASIVTAWSGDSKYIASGNFDNTITVLEYGSPHPWMMRGFPGKISNLTWSQRGSSNAPLLAASSIEGIAVWKKEVDDKDGWNARVLDLHERKVQALLFHPHNLLLASAADDGWLCLWTKAKQVGQILEGAKGGFSCLAWSQDGKQLAAGGQDGELIIWSESKRGKGFG, encoded by the coding sequence ATGTATGGTGTAGGTGCGAAGAAAAAAGTCTTATTTCAACCGCACTGGCAGGGTAGTCTCTCAGAATACGTTACCGCAGTAGCCTGGTCGTCCAATGGTCTATTAGCTGCTAGTTCGGCTGCGGGGGAAGTGGTTGTATGGCAAGATGGCAACCTAGTTAGTTTATTATCTGCGGGTTTAGTATCGGTTGACTGTTTGGCTTTTTCCTCGGATGGCAAGTTTTTAGCTGCTGGTGGACAGGATGGCAAGGTTAGAGTTTGGTCTATGGCTTCCCCCGAAATTCGGGGGATAAGAGGGGGATCTCCAGATTTAATCGCTACTCTAGATAATGCGCCCTCATGGGTCGATAAACTAGCTTGGAGTCCTGCTTGTAACCACTTAGCCTTTAGTTTAGGGCGTTACGTGCAAATCTGGGATGCCGATGCTCAAACAGTTATAACTACTCTGCCCTTTGCTAACTCTTCTGTTCTAGATTTAGCTTGGCGACCGAATGGGGAAAGTATTGCGATCGCAGGGAATGGAGGAGTCAAAGTATGGTCTACTATAGATTGGGATGATGACCCCTATCTGATTGATATGCCCTCAGCTAGTATTGTTACGGCTTGGTCTGGGGACAGTAAATATATTGCCTCTGGTAATTTTGACAATACCATTACCGTTTTAGAATACGGCAGTCCTCATCCTTGGATGATGCGGGGTTTTCCTGGTAAGATTTCCAATCTAACTTGGTCGCAAAGAGGATCGAGCAATGCACCTTTGTTAGCAGCATCGAGTATAGAAGGCATTGCCGTCTGGAAAAAAGAAGTTGATGATAAAGATGGTTGGAATGCCCGTGTTTTAGATTTGCACGAGCGAAAAGTCCAAGCCCTACTGTTCCATCCCCATAATTTATTACTGGCTTCTGCTGCGGATGATGGTTGGTTGTGCTTGTGGACAAAAGCCAAACAAGTAGGGCAAATATTAGAAGGTGCTAAGGGTGGTTTTTCCTGTTTAGCTTGGAGTCAGGATGGCAAACAGTTGGCTGCTGGGGGTCAGGATGGGGAGCTAATTATTTGGTCTGAGTCCAAAAGAGGGAAGGGTTTTGGTTGA
- a CDS encoding metal ABC transporter permease, producing MNLADVLSLFSLPFMQRAVLGGVLLGILGGILGSFLILRRLSLFGDTVGHSAMLGVVLAALLELPATWTLIGFTVAFGLGVIYLIDRTDLGSDTVLCISLSGSIALGTIGFSYLKGYRGNLLSILFGDILAISNTDLILLLLLLAVTLAWIIISLPEQILLTLNSDLALVKGVPVRSHRYFFIVLLAITIALTIRAVGILLVNGFLVIPAASARLICQQFVPFLTTAAGIGATSGVMGMVISGAIDLPSGPSIVLVQLFGFLAVALWCRQG from the coding sequence ATGAACCTAGCAGACGTACTGAGTCTTTTTAGTTTACCCTTTATGCAACGGGCGGTGCTAGGTGGTGTACTGCTTGGTATTTTAGGTGGAATTTTGGGCAGCTTTTTAATTTTGCGTCGTCTCTCGTTGTTTGGGGATACGGTGGGACATTCGGCAATGCTAGGAGTAGTTTTAGCTGCGTTGTTAGAACTTCCTGCTACTTGGACGTTAATTGGTTTTACTGTCGCTTTTGGTTTGGGGGTAATTTATTTAATTGACAGAACCGATTTGGGTAGCGATACGGTTTTATGCATTTCCCTATCGGGTTCGATCGCTTTAGGTACAATTGGCTTTAGTTATTTAAAAGGATATCGGGGTAATTTATTATCGATTTTATTTGGGGATATTTTAGCTATTAGTAATACCGATTTGATTTTATTATTATTACTCTTAGCCGTAACTTTAGCTTGGATAATTATTAGTTTACCAGAACAAATATTACTTACCCTAAACAGCGATTTAGCCCTAGTTAAAGGTGTACCCGTTCGCAGTCATCGCTATTTTTTTATTGTTCTTTTGGCAATTACTATCGCCCTCACTATTCGGGCAGTCGGTATCTTGTTAGTTAATGGTTTTCTAGTCATTCCTGCTGCTTCTGCCAGATTAATTTGTCAGCAGTTTGTCCCGTTTTTAACCACTGCTGCGGGGATAGGTGCGACCAGTGGAGTAATGGGCATGGTCATTTCTGGGGCGATCGATTTGCCTAGTGGTCCGAGTATTGTTTTGGTTCAGTTATTTGGGTTTTTAGCAGTGGCTTTATGGTGTCGGCAGGGTTGA
- a CDS encoding type II toxin-antitoxin system HicA family toxin, whose product MPKKIRELKAILLKAGFELMPKRGKGSHAIYQYPGTTIRVNLPGKDGSDAKAYSEKQVKQAIERANNES is encoded by the coding sequence TTGCCTAAGAAAATTCGTGAGTTAAAAGCAATATTGTTGAAGGCAGGATTTGAGCTAATGCCAAAACGAGGTAAAGGCAGCCATGCCATATATCAATATCCAGGGACTACAATAAGAGTAAACTTACCTGGAAAAGATGGATCGGATGCCAAAGCATATTCAGAAAAGCAGGTAAAACAAGCTATTGAAAGAGCCAATAATGAATCATAA
- a CDS encoding metal ABC transporter solute-binding protein, Zn/Mn family, protein MSFHLFKTSRQAWKKLLRQEHFRLSKIKFLKRSLISSIACLGAIGLCPRFAIALSTTTTAQNNSSPKIVSTFLPIHLFTQAVVGDTGEVEILISPGMEVHDYQATPDDAKLLATADVLVENGLGIEEFLSALVTNAGNSQLQQIDSSKGIEVIEEEHEEHEHEEEEHGHHHEEGNPHVWLDPVMAQQQVANIRDGLIAIDPSNADSYRTNADAYIQQLQQLDNEFQQRLAPVAGCNFITFHDAFPYLAQRYGLQQEAIVEIPEDSITPKDIQRVQQAAEQYQVKALLTEPGIEDKRIQQISSDLNLPLEAIDPLESGETDPQYYFQAMRGNLEALERACQ, encoded by the coding sequence ATGTCTTTTCATTTATTCAAAACTTCACGACAGGCGTGGAAGAAGCTCCTTAGACAGGAGCATTTCCGCCTGTCTAAAATCAAGTTCTTAAAACGCTCTCTAATTTCCAGCATCGCTTGTTTAGGTGCGATTGGGCTATGCCCACGCTTCGCGATCGCTTTAAGTACAACAACCACAGCCCAAAACAATTCCAGTCCCAAGATTGTCTCAACTTTCTTACCCATTCATCTGTTTACTCAAGCTGTAGTAGGAGATACAGGGGAAGTAGAGATTTTAATTTCTCCTGGTATGGAAGTTCACGACTACCAAGCCACCCCAGACGATGCCAAACTACTGGCTACAGCAGATGTATTAGTAGAAAACGGGTTGGGTATCGAAGAGTTTTTATCGGCTTTAGTAACCAATGCAGGTAATTCCCAACTTCAGCAAATTGATTCCAGTAAGGGAATAGAGGTCATAGAAGAGGAACATGAGGAACACGAACACGAAGAGGAGGAACACGGACACCACCACGAAGAAGGAAATCCTCACGTTTGGTTAGATCCTGTTATGGCACAACAACAGGTAGCTAATATTAGAGATGGTTTAATCGCGATCGATCCGAGTAACGCAGATAGCTATCGTACCAATGCAGATGCTTATATTCAGCAACTACAACAACTAGACAATGAATTTCAACAAAGATTAGCACCAGTCGCAGGTTGCAATTTTATAACTTTTCACGATGCTTTCCCCTATTTAGCCCAACGTTACGGACTGCAACAAGAAGCAATAGTAGAGATTCCCGAAGATAGTATTACTCCTAAAGATATTCAACGAGTCCAACAAGCAGCCGAACAATATCAGGTTAAAGCTTTACTCACCGAACCTGGAATTGAAGATAAACGTATCCAGCAAATATCTAGTGACTTAAATCTACCCCTAGAAGCGATCGACCCACTAGAGTCGGGAGAAACCGATCCGCAATATTATTTTCAAGCTATGCGGGGGAATTTAGAGGCATTAGAAAGAGCGTGCCAATAA
- a CDS encoding DUF5615 family PIN-like protein, translating into MPAALYTDEDMSALVATLLESRGLDVTTVPEQATLGKSDREQLKIASSLSRCLVTHNRVDFERLHLQYIDENKQHFGIIIVFQKNAYEVAKRIGILVSALTVEEINNQLLYA; encoded by the coding sequence ATGCCAGCAGCACTTTACACAGATGAGGATATGTCCGCTTTGGTTGCTACCCTTCTAGAATCTCGTGGTTTAGATGTTACCACTGTTCCCGAACAAGCAACTTTGGGTAAGAGCGATCGCGAACAACTGAAAATTGCTAGTTCTTTGAGTCGATGTCTCGTAACTCATAACCGTGTTGACTTCGAGAGATTGCATCTTCAATATATCGATGAGAATAAACAACATTTTGGAATTATTATTGTTTTCCAGAAAAATGCCTACGAAGTCGCGAAGCGTATTGGTATTTTAGTAAGCGCGTTGACAGTTGAGGAAATTAATAATCAATTATTGTATGCCTAA
- a CDS encoding IS66 family transposase, producing MAQLDKNDLVQMNEDYFKSLEKERLVEVAKNLHQLATDLWEKQQQSSENSSQPPSKDNPYGLKVTTEESNPGSESETELGQTELDKRDESSEPEKKQKSKRKPGKQPGGKGFGRQQPLKAEVIIPHYPHKCTACNHDLSESESFRYMGYYVLELEPELFGLRIVTQLHHYYRTTCSCGHCTHAQPGTGLVSVVEGRSKDLQLTEYVLVGAFLATFIASLSVRYRMSRTKIQEFLNDWTNTKLSIGTIDRCIRETGIACVPVVEELVEQLQQADILHLDETHWYESGKLHWLWVAVTTKTAVFHIGSRRKEELSYLVTEAFIGWLISDGYAAYRSYPKRQRCLAHLIRKAIAITGAINQKAAQIGQWILDDLKELIELIAQGSEDNRLIRKRIAGLRRVCHLGKKADHTKLQALAKEIFNDWDAVIALVHHPELPPTNNEAERALRHAVIARQIGFGTRTREGSLAYSSLLSVIETCRLRDINPWITIAEVLALARQGIGPPPFPVGN from the coding sequence ATGGCTCAATTAGATAAAAATGACTTGGTACAGATGAACGAAGACTACTTCAAGTCTCTCGAAAAAGAGAGATTGGTAGAAGTAGCCAAAAATCTACATCAATTAGCCACAGATTTATGGGAAAAGCAACAGCAGAGTTCAGAAAATAGTTCTCAGCCACCATCAAAAGATAATCCTTACGGTTTAAAAGTAACCACAGAAGAATCAAACCCAGGTTCAGAATCTGAAACCGAGTTGGGACAAACTGAGTTGGATAAAAGAGATGAATCTTCAGAACCAGAAAAGAAGCAAAAATCAAAGAGGAAGCCAGGAAAACAACCAGGAGGAAAAGGTTTTGGTCGTCAGCAACCTCTGAAGGCGGAAGTAATCATTCCACACTATCCCCATAAATGTACCGCTTGTAATCATGATTTAAGCGAATCTGAGTCCTTTAGGTATATGGGATATTATGTCCTGGAACTAGAACCAGAATTATTTGGGTTGAGGATCGTCACTCAATTACATCACTACTATCGGACAACTTGCAGTTGTGGTCATTGCACCCATGCCCAACCAGGAACAGGGTTGGTTTCTGTAGTAGAAGGAAGAAGCAAAGATTTACAACTGACAGAGTATGTTTTAGTAGGAGCATTCCTCGCAACTTTCATCGCTTCCTTGAGCGTTCGCTACCGAATGAGTCGTACGAAAATTCAAGAGTTTTTAAATGATTGGACCAATACTAAATTGAGTATCGGAACAATAGATCGATGTATCCGAGAGACTGGAATTGCTTGTGTGCCAGTAGTCGAGGAGTTAGTTGAACAACTGCAACAAGCAGATATTCTACATTTAGACGAAACTCATTGGTATGAGAGTGGAAAACTGCATTGGTTATGGGTTGCTGTGACCACCAAAACCGCCGTATTTCATATCGGCTCTCGTCGGAAAGAAGAATTATCCTATCTAGTCACAGAAGCTTTTATCGGGTGGCTCATCAGTGATGGTTATGCTGCCTATCGTTCTTATCCAAAAAGACAAAGGTGTTTAGCTCACTTGATTCGTAAAGCCATTGCCATAACAGGAGCAATTAATCAAAAAGCTGCTCAAATCGGACAATGGATTTTAGATGACCTCAAAGAATTGATTGAATTGATTGCGCAAGGAAGTGAAGATAATCGTCTGATTCGTAAACGAATCGCTGGCCTCAGAAGAGTTTGTCATCTAGGAAAAAAGGCTGACCATACTAAGTTACAAGCCTTAGCCAAAGAGATTTTCAATGATTGGGATGCCGTAATCGCTTTGGTTCATCATCCTGAATTACCACCCACCAATAATGAGGCTGAAAGGGCATTACGTCATGCTGTGATTGCCCGACAGATTGGATTTGGCACTCGCACCCGCGAGGGAAGTTTGGCTTACAGTTCTTTGTTGAGCGTGATTGAAACCTGTCGTCTGAGAGATATTAATCCTTGGATAACAATCGCGGAGGTTTTGGCTTTGGCTAGACAAGGAATTGGTCCACCACCATTTCCTGTTGGCAATTAA
- a CDS encoding metallophosphoesterase yields MKIAVMSCIHGNYAALDAVLLDIDHQKAEKIYCLGDLVGYGPDPNEVVEQIRSLDIPTVQGCWDEDVVEGLNACDCSYPSLLAEKRGKIAHEWTNKQVKPEVREYLAQLPHTYKEDNLCFVHGSPSSNHEYLLPEMDAFTALERVLSSDADILFCGHTHVPYVRTLDSGQLQVKVRQPNKKEQPVVSFNTPLKRIINVGSVGEPRHGRPNATYVIYDTETEAVNLREVEYDYQTTCAAILDAGLPPIFAWRLARGLEFAEKADDPTHVCER; encoded by the coding sequence ATGAAAATAGCAGTAATGTCCTGTATTCATGGTAATTATGCAGCTTTAGATGCAGTTTTACTGGATATCGATCACCAAAAAGCCGAAAAGATTTATTGTCTGGGGGATTTAGTGGGTTATGGTCCTGATCCCAATGAGGTAGTAGAACAAATTCGTTCTTTAGATATTCCCACCGTACAAGGATGTTGGGATGAAGATGTTGTCGAAGGATTAAATGCCTGTGACTGTAGTTATCCTTCCCTGTTAGCAGAAAAAAGAGGCAAAATCGCCCATGAATGGACAAATAAACAAGTAAAACCCGAAGTTAGGGAATATCTAGCTCAATTACCCCATACCTATAAAGAAGATAATCTCTGTTTCGTACATGGTAGCCCTAGTAGCAACCACGAATATTTGTTACCCGAAATGGATGCTTTTACTGCTTTAGAAAGAGTCCTCTCCAGCGATGCAGATATCTTATTTTGCGGACATACCCACGTTCCCTATGTTCGCACCCTAGATTCTGGACAATTACAGGTTAAAGTTCGTCAACCTAATAAAAAAGAACAACCTGTTGTTAGTTTTAACACTCCCCTGAAACGAATTATCAATGTCGGTTCGGTAGGCGAACCCCGTCATGGTCGTCCCAATGCTACCTATGTCATTTATGATACGGAGACAGAAGCAGTAAACTTGCGGGAAGTGGAGTATGACTATCAAACAACCTGCGCTGCTATTTTAGATGCTGGTTTACCGCCGATTTTTGCTTGGCGTTTGGCTAGGGGTTTAGAATTTGCCGAAAAAGCGGACGATCCGACTCATGTTTGCGAGAGGTAA